The Oryza glaberrima chromosome 9, OglaRS2, whole genome shotgun sequence genome includes a window with the following:
- the LOC127785061 gene encoding ubiquitin carboxyl-terminal hydrolase 16-like, translating to MASAALSLAVAVVAVAVAAVVAVARGALRRAAARREEVRRLARLAAVEAEVAEREAYCYARGRGGVAGAPLWTVPEVASPREDEEEEEEEEAAAVELEMPAARQAEAAAAAAAVKGVCVVCRRPTTFRCKRCKGVKYCTFKCQISHWRQGHKDECHPPRVDARPDNITVVSSVKKGVGMYNSFEQSVKSSVEPAVEVNKSVAAVPELSEANLVSDGVDNERKKMRGQKASITAKVSEDVLDNNRIRSVDSSRLPTSGKACNIQDATVNENFSKTSAGSSSSRVERSTTSEPELNHSNKQASGTDNLKSSRGLPSVSTVGTISSIHGSEKEAAMPNNRSLVKNIPRQQAAAKVVRHYPSEMTLFPYEHFVKLYNFDKVELRPFGLVNLGNSCYANAVLQCLAFTRPLTAYLTEGLHSRNCSKKEWCFMCEFEKLILEGRRGKSHLSPTGILSHLRDIGSSFGPGREEDAHEFLRYAIDTMQSASMKEAKKNGVYGLPEETTLVQLIFGGYLRSKIKCTMCQGSSEQCERILDLTVEIDGDINTLEEALHRFTSTEILDGDNRYNCSRCKSYERAKKKLTISEAPNILTIALKRYQSGNFGKINKAVRFTEYLNLSNYMSTADDISPVYQLYAVVVHHDVMNAAFSGHYVCYVKDTQGKWHKMDDSQVKPVSLEKVLSKCAYMLFYARCSPRAPNSVRKMILAQDSSRTKKAKQMVDPGPPSLEGGSYLSRHQGGQSCRDHIVYDLTYTFGGSSYTVVESPSPSDSSSLFSNSDAGSTSTFSSDSTDSTRNSTSMEEYDYIFGSSDQMYPVSTVVIPEEHELSYSRQRSSLNPSTSSQYVDQAAEVEMLHQHQHQAGRGGWDEGDVMPFFYSNQGKHHDSSRSSNISSSNRKLTEQRRTIGEVDHGPGEGHGSVLLRRAARERIAQAIY from the exons atggcgtcggcggcgttgtcgctcgcggtggcggtggtggccgtggcggtcgccgcggtggtggcggtggcgcgtggGGCGctgcggcgcgccgcggcgcggagggaggaggtgCGGCGCCTCGCCAGgctcgcggcggtggaggccgagGTCGCGGAGCGCGAGGCGTACTGCTacgcgcgggggaggggcggcgtggCGGGTGCGCCGCTGTGGACGGTGCCCGAGGTGGCTTCGCCGCGggaggacgaagaggaggaggaggaggaggaggccgcggcggtggagttGGAAATGCCGGCGGCCCGtcaggcggaggcagcggcggcggcggcggcggtgaaagGGGTGTGCGTGGTGTGCCGAAGGCCAACCACGTTTAGATGCAAGCGCTGCAAAGGGGTCAAATACTG TACCTTCAAGTGCCAGATATCTCACTGGAGACAAGGCCATAAAGATGAATGCCATCCACCAAGAGTTGATGCCAGGCCTGACAATATAACAGTAGTTTCTAGTGTTAAAAAGGGTGTTGGAATGTACAATTCATTTGAACAAAGTGTGAAATCCAGCGTAGAACCAGCGGTTGAAGTCAACAAGTCAGTTGCTGCTGTGCCTGAATTGTCTGAGGCAAACCTTGTCTCCGATGGTGTAGATAATGAAAGAAAGAAGATGAGAGGTCAGAAGGCATCTATTACTGCAAAGGTTTCTGAGGATGTCCTTGACAACAATAGGATTAGATCTGTTGATAGTTCTAGGCTCCCAACTTCTGGTAAAGCTTGCAATATTCAGGATGCTACTGTTAATGAGAATTTCTCTAAGACTTCAGCAGGCAGCTCCAGTTCTCGAGTTGAACGGTCTACCACGTCGGAACCTGAACTGAACCATTCTAACAAACAGGCTTCTGGCACAGACAACCTTAAAAGTTCGAGAGGTTTGCCATCTGTGTCAACTGTTGGCACAATTTCTTCTATTCATGGATCAGAGAAAGAAGCTGCTATGCCAAATAATCGGTCATTGGTAAAGAATATTCCCAGGCAACAAGCAGCTGCAAAAGTTGTGAGGCATTATCCATCGGAAATG ACACTTTTTCCGTATGAACATTTTGTcaagctctacaattttgacAAGGTGGAGCTGCGCCCTTTTGGTCTTGTGAACCTTGGGAATAG TTGTTACGCAAATGCTGTTCTTCAGTGCTTGGCATTTACGCGGCCACTTACAGCATACCTTACGGAAGGACTTCATTCAAGAAATT GTTCCAAAAAGGAATGGTGCTTCATGTGTGAGTTTGAAAAACTCATTCTGGAGGGTAGGCGAGGAAAATCTCACTTGTCACCTACTGGAATACTATCTCATTTGCGTGACATTGGAAGTAGCTTTGGCCCCGGTAGAGAAGAAGATGCTCATGAATTTCTCag GTATGCAATTGATACTATGCAATCTGCTAGCATGAAGGAAGCCAAGAAAAACGGTGTTTATGGGCTGCCTGAAGAAACAACACTGGTGCAGTTAATATTTGGGGGCTATCTACGATCGAAG ATAAAATGCACAATGTGTCAAGGCAGTTCAGAACAATGTGAACGCATTTTGGATCTTACTGTTGAAATAGATGGGGATATCAATACCCTTGAAGAAGCACTTCATCGGTTTACATCTACAGAAATTTTAGATGGTgataatagatacaattgcagCAG ATGCAAGTCATATGAACGTGCCAAAAAGAAGTTGACAATATCAGAAGCACCAAACATCCTGACTATTGCGCTGAAAAGATATCAG TCTGGTAATTTTGGCAAGATCAACAAGGCTGTCAGGTTCACGGAGTACTTGAATTTGTCTAACTACATGAGTACAGCAGATGATATTTCCCCCGTGTACCAGCTCTATGCTGTGGTTGTCCATCATGATGTTATGAATGCAGCCTTTTCTGGCCATTATGTGTGTTATGTCAAAGACACACAAGGGAAGTGGCACAAGATGGATGACAGCCAG GTGAAACCTGTTTCTCTGGAAAAAGTCTTGTCAAAGTGTGCATACATGCTATTTTACGCAAG GTGTTCACCGCGGGCACCAAACTCTGTAAGGAAAATGATTCTTGCTCAAGACTCATCGCGCACAAAGAAAGCCAAGCAGATGGTGGATCCAGGACCACCATCTTTGGAAGGAGGAAGTTACTTAAGCAGACACCAAGGTGGGCAGTCATGTAGAGATCATATAGTCTATGACCTCACCTACACATTCGGTGGCTCATCTTATACAGTAGTGGAGTCCCCGAGTCCAAGTGACAGCTCCTCGCTGTTCAGCAACTCTGATGCAGGGTCAACCAGCACTTTCAGTAGTGATAGCACTGACAGCACAAGGAATTCGACCAGCATGGAGGAGTATGATTACATATTTGGAAGCTCGGATCAAATGTACCCTGTAAGCACGGTGGTTATACCTGAGGAACATGAACTTAGCTATTCGCGGCAGAGGTCTAGCTTGAACCCCAGCACTTCAAGTCAATATGTGGATCAAGCAGCTGAGGTTGAGATGCtgcaccagcaccagcatcaGGCCGGCAGAGGGGGCTGGGATGAGGGTGATGTGATGCCATTCTTCTATTCCAACCAAGGTAAACACCACGATAGTAGTAGAAGTAGCAACATTAGTAGTAGTAATAGGAAGTTAACAGAACAGCGTAGGACGATTGGGGAGGTTGACCATGGCCCTGGAGAGGGCCATGGCAGCGTTTTACTTAGAAGGGCGGCTAGGGAGAGGATTGCCCAAGCAATTTATTGA